The Oxalobacteraceae bacterium OTU3CINTB1 genome includes a window with the following:
- a CDS encoding PilW family protein, with product MMRARQQGWTIIELVIATGLGLVLTLLASGLLLATSGSYRNHSENMWINDGGRYALEIMSQAIRQGAYVNWDSKEAPAELAAHEPAAIAGLDASSISKASDGMSGVAPDAANGSDVLALRFSGYGDGANGDGSSLNCAGFGVGAPSAVIERGWSIFYVAADAGGEPELRCKYRSAAGWGADAIVRGVDSFQVLYGLDSDEPADGIPNTFVNATAINGMDAALVLVGATPEELQRDLHRKTNWKRVCSVKLALLLHGDNNTRADTVVRRFDLFGPAYSDGHGDDQGVRITERLFPESQRWRARRVFGMTVALRNRSG from the coding sequence ATGATGCGGGCGCGCCAGCAGGGCTGGACCATCATCGAGCTCGTCATTGCCACCGGTCTGGGCCTGGTGCTGACCTTGCTGGCCAGTGGATTGTTGCTGGCGACTAGCGGCAGCTACCGCAATCACAGCGAGAACATGTGGATCAATGACGGCGGCCGCTATGCGCTGGAGATTATGTCGCAGGCGATACGGCAGGGCGCGTATGTCAACTGGGACAGCAAGGAGGCGCCGGCCGAGCTTGCCGCGCACGAGCCGGCCGCCATCGCCGGTCTTGACGCCAGCAGCATCAGCAAGGCCAGCGACGGTATGTCCGGCGTGGCGCCGGACGCGGCCAACGGCAGCGACGTGCTGGCGTTGCGCTTCTCGGGCTATGGCGACGGCGCGAACGGCGACGGCTCCAGCCTTAACTGTGCTGGCTTCGGCGTCGGCGCGCCGTCGGCCGTGATCGAGCGAGGCTGGAGCATCTTTTATGTCGCCGCCGATGCCGGCGGCGAGCCGGAATTGCGCTGCAAATATCGCAGCGCGGCGGGCTGGGGCGCGGACGCCATCGTGCGCGGCGTCGATTCTTTTCAGGTGCTGTACGGCCTCGATAGCGACGAGCCTGCCGATGGCATTCCCAATACCTTCGTCAATGCGACCGCGATCAACGGCATGGACGCGGCGCTGGTGCTGGTCGGCGCCACGCCCGAGGAACTCCAGCGCGATCTGCACCGCAAGACCAACTGGAAGCGCGTCTGCAGCGTGAAGCTCGCGTTGCTTTTGCACGGCGATAACAACACGCGGGCCGATACCGTGGTGCGCCGCTTCGACCTGTTCGGGCCGGCTTATTCCGATGGCCACGGCGACGACCAGGGCGTGCGGATTACGGAGCGACTATTTCCCGAATCGCAGCGATGGCGAGCGCGGCGGGTGTTCGGAATGACGGTCGCGCTGCGCAACAGGAGCGGTTGA
- the nrdR gene encoding transcriptional regulator NrdR, which yields MKCPFCQHDDTQVLDTRVSEEGDSIRRRRRCGKCDKRFTTYERIELVMPYVVKKNGSRTEYSAAKLRGSLTLALRKRPVAAPAVDAAVLSIEEKLLTSGKREVDTGYIGELVMQELQRLDKIAYIRFASVYKNFEDLAEFQDAIAEVGQDRKPRKS from the coding sequence ATGAAATGTCCGTTCTGCCAGCATGACGATACCCAGGTTCTCGATACGCGTGTATCCGAGGAAGGGGATTCCATCCGCCGGCGCCGGCGTTGCGGCAAATGCGATAAACGATTTACCACGTATGAGCGCATCGAGCTGGTCATGCCGTATGTGGTCAAAAAGAACGGCAGCCGCACCGAATATTCGGCCGCCAAGTTGCGCGGCAGCCTGACCTTGGCCCTGCGCAAGCGTCCGGTCGCGGCGCCCGCCGTCGACGCGGCCGTGTTGTCGATCGAGGAAAAATTGCTCACCAGCGGCAAGCGCGAAGTCGACACCGGCTACATCGGCGAGCTGGTGATGCAGGAGCTGCAGCGCCTCGACAAGATTGCGTATATCCGCTTCGCATCGGTTTATAAAAACTTCGAAGACCTGGCCGAGTTCCAGGACGCCATCGCCGAAGTCGGACAGGACCGCAAGCCGCGCAAAAGCTAG
- a CDS encoding GspH/FimT family protein, protein MKRDNAGVSLVELLVVLVLAGILLGAAASAYHDVMRRQQLRAAVNDLVAAIDLTRSHAIARGGPVMLGPLEPSGRDWAKGWVVFVDDNGNRRPDAGEQRLFQHGPLPEGMTVVSAFSSGGTPLYLAYNGAGRSCNASNSLSARWGTLSLARGDDARNIKINMLGRLRVCDPVKDTANCDGAGN, encoded by the coding sequence ATGAAGCGTGATAACGCGGGAGTGTCGCTGGTGGAATTGCTGGTCGTGCTGGTGTTGGCAGGCATACTGCTTGGCGCCGCCGCGTCCGCTTACCATGACGTGATGCGGCGGCAGCAACTGCGCGCCGCCGTCAACGATCTGGTCGCGGCCATCGACCTGACCCGCTCGCATGCGATCGCGCGCGGCGGTCCGGTGATGCTGGGGCCGCTGGAGCCGAGCGGCAGGGATTGGGCCAAGGGCTGGGTGGTGTTCGTCGACGACAACGGCAACCGCCGGCCGGACGCCGGTGAGCAGCGCCTCTTCCAGCACGGACCGCTGCCGGAGGGGATGACGGTCGTCTCCGCATTCTCGTCCGGCGGAACGCCGCTCTACTTGGCCTACAATGGCGCGGGCCGCAGTTGCAATGCCAGTAACAGCTTATCAGCGCGCTGGGGCACGCTGTCGCTGGCGCGGGGCGACGATGCCCGCAACATCAAAATCAACATGTTGGGCCGACTGCGCGTGTGCGACCCGGTCAAAGACACTGCCAATTGCGACGGGGCGGGCAATTAA
- a CDS encoding pilus assembly protein, producing the protein MRARLRGGASLRQERGVALLVCLLMLILVMLLGVSAAQLSLQGEKAARGERDREVAFQAAEDALADAERDIQGGGGEVVDPACGEAPVWQRVDLSGKVDAGCTVAYGAATGAAMQTGQGFLPFKKPRYLIERTECHHPGEDASAAATPSYCYRVTAIGFGAKPATEVVLQSVFRKAE; encoded by the coding sequence ATGAGGGCGCGCTTAAGGGGTGGCGCCTCGCTGCGGCAAGAGCGCGGCGTGGCGTTGCTGGTGTGCCTGCTCATGCTGATATTGGTGATGCTGCTGGGCGTGTCGGCGGCGCAGCTGAGTTTGCAGGGCGAGAAGGCCGCGCGTGGCGAGCGCGATCGGGAAGTGGCGTTTCAGGCGGCGGAGGATGCGTTGGCGGATGCGGAACGTGACATCCAGGGGGGCGGCGGCGAGGTCGTCGATCCGGCCTGCGGCGAAGCGCCGGTGTGGCAGCGGGTCGACCTGTCGGGCAAGGTGGATGCCGGCTGCACGGTCGCGTATGGCGCGGCGACCGGGGCGGCGATGCAGACCGGGCAAGGCTTCCTGCCGTTTAAGAAGCCGCGTTACCTGATCGAACGTACCGAGTGCCATCATCCTGGAGAAGATGCGTCCGCCGCCGCCACGCCCAGCTATTGCTATCGGGTGACGGCGATCGGTTTCGGGGCGAAACCGGCAACCGAGGTGGTGTTGCAAAGCGTATTCCGCAAGGCGGAGTGA
- the tolQ gene encoding protein TolQ translates to MNVTQDLSFLSLISNAHLIVQLIMALLFIISLTSWTYIFSKLFAVRSARRLTIDFEKTFWAGGNLHALHQNAGKDRANSGPLARIFEAGMGEFIKSKAAYAASRDPVDHGAILDGARRAMRAAFQREMDVLESHLAFLASVGSVSPYIGLLGTVWGIMNAFRGLANVQQATLAAVAPGIAEALIATAIGLFAAIPAVVAYNRFSHDIDRLAIRFESFVEEFSNILQRQSR, encoded by the coding sequence ATGAACGTCACCCAAGACCTCTCTTTCCTGTCCCTCATCTCCAACGCCCACCTGATCGTGCAACTGATCATGGCGTTGTTGTTCATCATCTCGCTGACCAGCTGGACCTACATCTTCAGTAAATTGTTCGCGGTGCGCTCGGCGCGCCGCCTGACGATCGACTTCGAAAAAACCTTCTGGGCCGGCGGCAACCTGCACGCGCTGCACCAGAACGCCGGCAAGGACCGCGCCAACAGCGGCCCGCTGGCGCGCATCTTCGAAGCCGGCATGGGTGAGTTCATCAAAAGCAAGGCCGCCTACGCCGCCAGCCGCGATCCCGTCGACCACGGCGCCATCCTCGACGGCGCGCGCCGCGCCATGCGCGCCGCCTTCCAGCGCGAAATGGACGTGCTCGAATCGCACCTGGCCTTCCTGGCCTCGGTCGGCTCGGTGTCGCCGTACATCGGCCTGCTGGGCACCGTCTGGGGCATCATGAACGCCTTCCGCGGCCTGGCCAACGTGCAGCAAGCCACCCTGGCCGCCGTCGCGCCCGGCATCGCCGAAGCGCTGATCGCCACCGCCATCGGCCTGTTCGCGGCGATTCCAGCGGTTGTCGCCTACAACCGCTTCTCGCACGACATCGATCGGCTGGCGATCCGCTTCGAAAGTTTCGTC
- the ybgC gene encoding tol-pal system-associated acyl-CoA thioesterase produces MPAEFIWNVRVYYEDTDAGGIVYYANYLKFFERARTEWLRQINVSQHALLQEHDAMFVVKSVSAEYHAPAKLDDVIKLTLSIEKLGRASISFVQEAWCGEQLLNTARVRVGCVDSTLRPRAVPPAVADKMRSTTNITKTD; encoded by the coding sequence ATGCCAGCAGAGTTCATCTGGAACGTCCGGGTCTACTACGAAGACACCGACGCCGGCGGTATCGTCTATTACGCGAACTATCTGAAGTTCTTCGAGCGCGCCCGCACCGAATGGCTGCGGCAGATCAATGTGAGCCAGCACGCTTTATTACAGGAACACGACGCTATGTTCGTCGTCAAAAGCGTCAGCGCGGAGTATCATGCGCCTGCTAAGCTTGACGACGTAATAAAATTAACATTAAGTATCGAAAAATTAGGACGCGCCTCGATCTCCTTTGTCCAGGAGGCCTGGTGCGGCGAGCAACTGCTGAACACGGCGCGGGTCAGGGTCGGCTGCGTCGATTCGACGCTGCGCCCGCGCGCGGTGCCGCCGGCGGTCGCGGACAAAATGCGCAGCACCACCAACATCACGAAAACAGACTGA
- a CDS encoding PilC/PilY family type IV pilus protein: MRMLKRSAVLAITITSCAVAAPPVLDIASEPLTAACRVATPPAGAAEFDGASLLLVAPPPASASAGDLFQASMNMADWSGHFSRYALSPGGARFSSTPTAMWDAGVLLTGDGARAPSPAPAARKIFTAIVQPGGALEMVPFEWSALSAEQRQQLNQAPPPATGADALGEQRLAFLRGDRTQEGALFRARSSVLGDSINSTPVYVGPASGAGSGTRPNVIYIGANDGMLHAFNAADGSELFAYVPNALMAKLNHLSSPDYVHQAYVDGPASFGEATINGSSKTVLVSGMGAGAQGVFALDVTDPLRFADGGGVLWEFTDRDDALMGNVTTRPQIAKLRTRDVAGVPIYKHFAVVASGLNNYAADGNASPAGKGALFLLALDKPRGAAWRLNVNYYRLITPISDAALANGLNAPVMVADRTGAVRYGYAGDLQGNLWRFDFDGGAPWAGAVGPGAGGTPLFVARDDSGRRQPITQQPLLAYADGGGYLVLFGTGKLIEKADRTSASFAPQSYYAIRDSLHDPAAVVTSRSQLTQRVLSGNAGTAPFSISGAKIAFDSMGWYVDFLQAQTTGERSIDSGVLAGGEVFFNTLLPRSDPCDKARSRTYALNVLTGLSKDSVATLPTPPSTEQPIVGQVSDAYRATPSLLPVTSSKTPRDPTGSTRLLKELAVTNLTPQGNVVVGRVKVQLRAGRLSWREVGNWRQLHEAVK; encoded by the coding sequence ATGCGAATGCTGAAAAGGTCGGCGGTGCTCGCCATCACGATCACCTCTTGCGCGGTCGCTGCTCCGCCCGTGCTCGATATCGCCAGCGAGCCGTTGACGGCGGCATGCCGCGTCGCCACGCCGCCGGCCGGTGCCGCCGAATTCGACGGCGCCTCCCTGCTGCTCGTGGCGCCGCCGCCGGCAAGCGCCAGTGCCGGCGACCTGTTTCAGGCGAGTATGAATATGGCCGACTGGAGTGGACACTTTTCCCGTTACGCTTTGTCTCCCGGCGGCGCGAGATTTTCCTCGACGCCAACGGCGATGTGGGACGCCGGCGTGCTGCTGACGGGCGACGGCGCGCGTGCGCCATCGCCAGCCCCGGCCGCGCGTAAAATCTTCACCGCTATCGTGCAGCCTGGCGGCGCGCTGGAGATGGTCCCTTTTGAATGGAGCGCCTTGTCGGCAGAGCAGCGGCAGCAACTGAATCAGGCGCCGCCGCCCGCCACCGGTGCCGATGCCTTGGGCGAGCAACGCCTGGCTTTCCTGCGCGGCGATCGCACGCAGGAGGGCGCCCTTTTCCGCGCGCGCAGCAGCGTGCTGGGCGATTCCATTAACAGCACGCCGGTGTATGTCGGGCCGGCGTCCGGCGCGGGGTCCGGCACGCGGCCGAACGTCATCTACATCGGCGCCAACGACGGCATGCTGCATGCCTTCAACGCCGCCGACGGCAGCGAACTCTTCGCCTATGTGCCTAACGCGTTGATGGCCAAGTTGAACCACCTGTCCAGTCCCGACTATGTGCACCAAGCCTACGTGGACGGGCCGGCCAGCTTTGGCGAGGCGACGATCAATGGCAGCAGCAAGACCGTCCTGGTCTCCGGGATGGGCGCCGGGGCGCAAGGCGTTTTTGCGCTGGACGTTACCGACCCGCTGCGCTTCGCCGACGGCGGAGGTGTTCTGTGGGAATTTACCGACCGCGACGACGCGCTGATGGGCAATGTCACCACACGGCCGCAAATTGCCAAATTGCGCACCCGTGATGTAGCGGGCGTGCCGATCTACAAACATTTTGCGGTTGTCGCGAGCGGCTTGAACAACTACGCTGCGGACGGCAACGCCAGCCCGGCGGGCAAGGGCGCGTTGTTCCTGCTGGCGCTCGACAAGCCACGTGGCGCGGCATGGCGGCTCAACGTCAACTACTATCGACTCATCACGCCCATTTCCGACGCGGCGCTGGCCAACGGGCTCAACGCGCCGGTGATGGTGGCCGACCGCACGGGTGCTGTTCGCTATGGCTACGCAGGCGACTTGCAGGGCAACCTGTGGCGTTTCGATTTCGACGGCGGCGCGCCTTGGGCGGGCGCGGTCGGTCCCGGCGCCGGAGGCACACCGCTGTTTGTCGCGCGCGACGACAGCGGCAGGCGTCAGCCTATCACCCAGCAGCCTTTGCTGGCGTATGCCGATGGCGGCGGATACCTGGTTTTATTCGGGACCGGCAAGTTGATCGAAAAGGCCGACCGTACGTCGGCCAGTTTCGCGCCGCAGTCCTATTACGCGATTCGCGACAGTTTGCATGATCCCGCCGCGGTCGTAACCAGCCGCAGCCAGTTGACGCAGCGCGTACTGAGCGGCAATGCCGGCACGGCGCCGTTCAGCATCAGCGGCGCCAAAATCGCATTCGACAGCATGGGCTGGTATGTCGATTTCTTGCAGGCGCAGACGACGGGAGAACGCAGCATCGATAGCGGCGTGCTGGCCGGTGGCGAGGTCTTTTTCAATACTTTGCTACCGCGCAGCGATCCGTGTGATAAGGCCCGCAGCCGAACTTATGCGCTCAATGTGCTCACTGGCCTGAGCAAGGATAGCGTTGCAACGCTGCCGACACCGCCGTCCACGGAGCAGCCGATTGTCGGGCAGGTATCGGACGCATACAGGGCGACGCCGTCGCTGTTGCCCGTCACGTCGAGCAAGACGCCGCGCGACCCGACCGGCAGCACGCGCCTGCTCAAAGAGTTGGCCGTTACCAACCTCACGCCGCAGGGAAACGTGGTCGTTGGCCGCGTCAAGGTGCAACTGCGCGCCGGGCGCCTGAGTTGGCGCGAGGTGGGCAATTGGCGTCAATTGCACGAGGCTGTCAAATGA
- a CDS encoding serine hydroxymethyltransferase: MFAKDHTLASVDPELFGAIQKENTRQHDHIELIASENYTSPAVMEAQGSQLTNKYAEGYPGKRYYGGCEYVDVVEQLAIDRVKQLFGAEAANVQPNSGSQANQGVFFAVLKPGDTIMGMSLAEGGHLTHGMPLNMSGKWFNVVSYGLTPEEDIDYAAMEALAKEHKPKLIIAGASAFSKKIDFERFAAVAKAVGAYFMVDMAHYAGLIAAGLYPNPVPHADFVTSTTHKSLRGPRGGIILMKAEHEKIINSAIFPGIQGGPLMHVIAGKAVAFKEALTPEFKAYQQQVVINADVLAKTLIKRGLRIVSGGTESHVMLVDLRPKNLTGKEAEAILGTAHITTNKNGIPNDPQKPFVTSGIRLGSPAMTTRGFKEAEAEEVGHLIADVLDNPHDAATIERVKAAVKVLADKYPVYAK; encoded by the coding sequence ATGTTCGCAAAAGATCACACCCTCGCCAGCGTTGACCCGGAATTGTTCGGCGCCATCCAAAAAGAAAATACCCGCCAGCACGACCACATCGAGCTGATCGCGTCGGAGAACTACACCTCGCCGGCCGTGATGGAAGCGCAAGGCTCGCAGCTGACCAATAAATATGCCGAAGGCTATCCAGGCAAGCGCTATTACGGTGGCTGCGAATACGTCGACGTCGTCGAGCAACTGGCGATCGACCGCGTCAAGCAACTGTTCGGCGCGGAAGCGGCCAACGTGCAGCCGAACTCGGGCTCGCAGGCGAACCAGGGCGTGTTCTTCGCCGTCCTGAAACCGGGCGACACCATCATGGGCATGTCGCTGGCCGAAGGCGGCCACCTGACCCACGGCATGCCGCTCAACATGTCCGGCAAGTGGTTCAACGTCGTGTCCTACGGCCTGACCCCGGAAGAGGACATCGACTACGCCGCCATGGAAGCGCTGGCCAAGGAACACAAGCCTAAGCTGATCATCGCCGGCGCTTCGGCCTTCTCCAAGAAAATCGATTTCGAGCGTTTCGCCGCCGTGGCCAAGGCCGTTGGCGCCTACTTCATGGTCGACATGGCCCACTACGCCGGCCTGATCGCCGCCGGCCTGTACCCGAACCCGGTGCCGCACGCCGACTTCGTCACCTCGACCACGCACAAATCGCTGCGCGGCCCGCGCGGCGGCATCATCCTGATGAAGGCCGAGCACGAGAAGATCATCAACTCGGCCATCTTCCCTGGCATCCAGGGTGGCCCGCTGATGCACGTGATCGCCGGCAAGGCCGTCGCCTTCAAGGAAGCGCTCACGCCAGAATTCAAGGCTTACCAGCAACAAGTCGTCATCAACGCCGACGTGCTGGCCAAGACCCTGATCAAGCGCGGCCTGCGCATCGTGTCCGGCGGCACCGAGTCGCACGTGATGCTGGTGGACTTGCGTCCGAAGAACCTGACCGGCAAGGAAGCCGAAGCGATCCTGGGTACCGCGCACATCACCACCAACAAGAACGGCATCCCGAACGATCCGCAGAAGCCATTCGTGACTTCCGGCATTCGCCTGGGCAGCCCGGCGATGACCACGCGGGGTTTCAAAGAAGCCGAAGCGGAAGAAGTCGGCCACCTGATCGCCGACGTGCTGGACAACCCGCACGACGCCGCCACCATCGAGCGCGTCAAAGCGGCGGTGAAGGTGCTGGCCGATAAATATCCGGTCTACGCCAAGTAA
- the pilV gene encoding type IV pilus modification protein PilV, translating to MLTARAVAGFTLVEVMIAVLVLALGIVGGVSMQLAALRARHQSTLLAQASWLAVGMAERMRANAEHMRLADGANLYLTLDYDVLAEPDPPAPSALCYGGDCGGVQLAAFDLYEMKALMRENLPAGRAVVCRDAGLWSGGKLRWACSGGAGAPLVIKVGWRGKNPDGTPRKDEAGEYVPGVALTVGAP from the coding sequence ATGCTCACGGCCCGTGCTGTTGCCGGCTTTACCCTGGTCGAAGTGATGATCGCCGTGCTCGTGCTGGCGCTGGGCATCGTCGGTGGCGTGTCGATGCAACTGGCGGCGCTGCGCGCCCGTCACCAGTCGACCTTGCTGGCACAGGCTTCGTGGCTGGCCGTCGGCATGGCCGAACGCATGCGCGCCAATGCCGAACATATGCGGCTGGCCGATGGCGCCAACCTGTATCTCACCCTCGATTACGATGTGCTGGCCGAGCCCGACCCGCCGGCGCCGTCCGCGCTGTGCTATGGCGGCGATTGCGGCGGCGTCCAGCTGGCCGCGTTCGATCTGTATGAAATGAAGGCGCTGATGCGCGAGAACTTGCCGGCGGGCCGCGCCGTGGTCTGCCGCGACGCCGGCTTGTGGTCGGGCGGCAAGCTGCGCTGGGCGTGCAGCGGTGGCGCCGGCGCGCCTTTGGTGATCAAGGTCGGTTGGCGCGGCAAGAACCCCGACGGCACGCCGCGCAAGGACGAGGCCGGCGAGTACGTGCCCGGCGTGGCGTTGACCGTGGGGGCGCCATGA
- a CDS encoding prepilin-type N-terminal cleavage/methylation domain-containing protein has product MSRRAHAGFSMIEMLIVMVILAVLAAAAMPAWQQHVISTRRNEAQAMMLKLMLQQERYFTQHGTYIAFSSGSTDFEARQFQWWSGSRAPGSGYEIEGKACDDEPIEQCVQLVATAGTAVVDADYRDHECREMTLTSIGERLSKGTLAKCWR; this is encoded by the coding sequence ATGAGCCGCCGCGCACACGCCGGCTTCAGCATGATCGAAATGCTGATCGTCATGGTGATCCTGGCCGTCCTGGCCGCAGCCGCCATGCCCGCCTGGCAGCAGCATGTGATCAGTACGCGCCGCAACGAGGCGCAGGCGATGATGTTGAAATTGATGTTGCAGCAGGAGCGTTATTTCACGCAGCACGGCACGTACATCGCATTCTCCTCCGGCTCGACAGATTTCGAGGCGCGCCAGTTTCAGTGGTGGAGCGGCAGCCGCGCGCCGGGCAGCGGTTACGAGATCGAAGGCAAGGCCTGCGACGACGAGCCGATCGAGCAATGCGTGCAACTGGTCGCCACCGCCGGCACCGCCGTGGTGGACGCCGACTACCGCGACCATGAATGCCGCGAAATGACGCTCACCAGCATCGGCGAGCGGCTGTCGAAAGGCACGCTCGCCAAGTGCTGGCGCTGA
- a CDS encoding SDR family oxidoreductase — translation MIVFITGATAGFGAAMARTFVQNGHKVLISGRREDRLQTLSAELGDAVLPVVLDVTDKASIKTALDGLPAEWKQIDVLINNAGLALGVTPAHESSLDDWDTMIATNCSGLVAMTRAILPDMVKRGSGTVINLGSVAGATPYPGGNVYGATKAFVEQFTLNLRADLIGTGVRATNLAPGLCGGTEFSNVRMKGNDEAAAKVYEGTVPLTAEDIANTAFWIATLPPHININRIEMMPTCQGYGPLAIKRNP, via the coding sequence ATGATCGTCTTCATCACTGGCGCCACCGCCGGCTTCGGCGCCGCCATGGCCCGCACTTTCGTTCAAAACGGCCACAAAGTGCTGATCAGCGGACGCCGCGAGGACCGCCTGCAGACCTTGTCGGCCGAGCTGGGCGACGCCGTGCTGCCGGTAGTGCTGGACGTCACCGACAAGGCATCGATCAAAACCGCGCTGGACGGCCTGCCTGCCGAATGGAAGCAGATCGACGTACTGATTAACAATGCCGGCCTGGCGCTGGGCGTCACCCCGGCCCACGAATCGTCGCTGGACGACTGGGACACGATGATCGCCACTAACTGCAGCGGCCTGGTCGCCATGACCCGCGCGATCCTGCCGGACATGGTCAAGCGCGGCAGCGGCACCGTCATCAACCTCGGTTCCGTCGCCGGCGCCACGCCCTACCCGGGCGGCAACGTCTACGGCGCCACCAAGGCGTTTGTCGAACAGTTCACCTTGAACCTACGGGCGGACCTGATCGGCACCGGCGTGCGCGCCACCAATCTGGCGCCGGGCCTGTGCGGCGGCACCGAATTCTCGAACGTGCGCATGAAGGGCAACGACGAAGCCGCCGCCAAGGTGTATGAAGGCACCGTGCCGCTGACTGCAGAGGACATCGCCAACACCGCGTTCTGGATCGCGACCTTGCCGCCGCACATCAACATCAACCGCATCGAGATGATGCCGACGTGCCAGGGCTACGGTCCGCTGGCGATCAAGCGCAACCCTTAA